In the genome of Xanthomonas translucens pv. cerealis, one region contains:
- a CDS encoding nicotinate phosphoribosyltransferase, producing the protein MQCLNNLLLNTDSYKASHWLQYPAGTDATFFYVESRGGVYDRTVFFGLQSILKETLGRAVTHADIDEARDLFAAHGEPFNEAGWRDIVDRLGGRLPIRIRAVPEGSVVPTHNALMTIESTDAQAYWVPSYLETLLLRIWYPVTVATVSWHAKQTLRQFLERTSDDPEGQLPFKLHDFGARGVSSLESAAIGGAAHLVNFLGTDTVSGLLLARAHYHEPMAGYSIPAAEHSTITSWGRAREVDAYRNMLKQFGKPGGIVAVVSDSYDIFHAIREHWGTTLREEVIASGATVVIRPDSGDPVAVVHQCLELLDEAFGHRVNGKGYKVLNHVRVIQGDGVNPTSIRAILERVTSAGYATDNVAFGMGGALLQRLDRDTQKFALKCSAARVDGTWIDVYKDPVTDKGKLSKRGRMSLLRHREYGGYRTEPVPATAASLDALARPAGYEDAMVTVWENGRLLHDWSLAQVRERANAARL; encoded by the coding sequence ATGCAATGCCTGAACAACCTGCTGCTCAACACCGACAGCTACAAGGCCAGCCATTGGCTGCAATATCCGGCCGGCACCGATGCCACGTTCTTCTACGTGGAATCGCGCGGCGGCGTCTACGACCGCACCGTGTTCTTCGGCCTGCAATCGATCCTCAAGGAGACGCTGGGCCGCGCCGTCACGCATGCCGACATCGACGAAGCGCGCGACTTGTTCGCCGCGCACGGCGAGCCGTTCAACGAGGCCGGCTGGCGCGACATCGTCGATCGCCTCGGCGGGCGGTTGCCGATCCGCATCCGGGCGGTGCCCGAGGGCAGCGTGGTGCCGACCCACAACGCGCTGATGACCATCGAGTCCACCGACGCGCAGGCCTACTGGGTGCCGTCGTACCTGGAAACGCTGCTGCTGCGCATCTGGTATCCGGTCACCGTGGCCACGGTCAGCTGGCACGCCAAGCAGACCCTCCGCCAGTTCCTGGAACGCACCAGCGACGACCCGGAGGGGCAGTTGCCGTTCAAGCTGCACGACTTCGGCGCGCGCGGCGTGTCCAGCCTGGAGTCGGCGGCGATCGGCGGCGCCGCGCACCTGGTCAACTTCCTCGGCACCGATACCGTGTCCGGATTGCTGCTGGCGCGCGCGCACTACCACGAGCCGATGGCCGGCTATTCGATCCCCGCCGCCGAGCACAGCACCATCACCAGCTGGGGCCGCGCGCGCGAAGTGGACGCATACCGCAACATGCTCAAGCAGTTCGGCAAACCCGGCGGCATCGTCGCGGTGGTGTCCGACAGCTACGACATCTTCCATGCGATCCGCGAACACTGGGGCACCACGCTGCGCGAGGAAGTGATCGCCTCCGGCGCCACCGTGGTGATCCGCCCCGATTCCGGCGACCCGGTGGCGGTGGTGCACCAGTGCCTGGAACTGCTCGACGAGGCCTTCGGCCACCGCGTCAACGGCAAGGGCTACAAGGTGCTCAACCACGTGCGCGTGATCCAGGGCGACGGGGTCAACCCGACCAGCATCCGCGCGATCCTGGAGCGCGTCACCAGCGCCGGCTACGCCACCGACAACGTCGCCTTCGGCATGGGCGGCGCGCTGCTGCAGCGGCTGGACCGCGACACCCAGAAGTTCGCGCTGAAGTGCTCGGCCGCACGCGTGGACGGCACCTGGATCGACGTCTACAAGGATCCGGTCACCGACAAGGGCAAGCTCAGCAAGCGCGGCCGCATGAGCCTGCTGCGCCACCGCGAGTACGGCGGCTACCGCACCGAGCCGGTGCCGGCCACGGCGGCATCGCTGGACGCGCTGGCGCGGCCCGCCGGCTACGAAGACGCGATGGTCACGGTGTGGGAGAACGGCCGCCTGCTGCACGACTGGAGCCTGGCGCAGGTGCGCGAGCGCGCGAACGCCGCGCGTCTGTAG
- a CDS encoding glycine zipper 2TM domain-containing protein gives MNTFKSALCLGVLAIATTAAPLAQAQRHYGPEDAGRRFNDGTRVHCKKVALQKNNTDPDRIGGTLAGAAIGGLLGNQIGKGDGKKLATVGGAVAGGATGRYIQGQRQQANGNRRVETDCRRY, from the coding sequence ATGAATACTTTCAAATCCGCTTTGTGTCTCGGCGTCCTCGCCATTGCCACGACTGCCGCGCCGCTGGCGCAGGCCCAGCGCCATTACGGGCCGGAAGACGCCGGACGCCGCTTCAACGACGGCACCCGCGTGCACTGCAAGAAGGTCGCATTGCAGAAGAACAACACCGACCCCGACCGCATCGGCGGCACCTTGGCCGGCGCAGCGATCGGTGGCCTGCTCGGCAACCAGATCGGCAAGGGCGATGGCAAGAAGCTGGCCACGGTCGGCGGTGCGGTCGCTGGTGGCGCCACCGGGCGCTATATCCAGGGTCAGCGCCAGCAGGCCAACGGCAACCGTCGCGTCGAGACCGACTGCAGGCGCTACTGA
- a CDS encoding bifunctional nicotinamide-nucleotide adenylyltransferase/Nudix hydroxylase, whose protein sequence is MLMEYDYLVFIGRFEPFHNGHAAVARHALARAHKLIFLVGSAETPRTIRNPWTVAERNVMIQAALEGAGERLILRPLRDHLYNESQWIASVQSAVAQAVRADGGGAEARIGLVGMDKDASSYYLREFPQWPLVDVQHTETLSATELRRYLFEAGSIDFHGALLMLRGNVPAPVFDMLEAFRKNSPSYAELLSEYQFIEQYRAAWKEAPYPPTFVTADAVVVHSGHVLLVRRRAAPGKGLWALPGGFVGQHESIFDACLRELREETRLKIPVPVLKGSLKNRHVFDHPERSLRGRTITHAFHFEFTFGELPEVRGGDDADKARWIPVSEVLGMGPKLFEDHLHLLEFFLGRG, encoded by the coding sequence ATGCTCATGGAATACGACTATCTGGTGTTCATCGGGCGCTTCGAGCCCTTCCACAACGGCCACGCCGCCGTTGCCCGCCACGCCCTGGCGCGTGCGCACAAACTCATCTTCCTGGTCGGCTCGGCCGAGACCCCGCGCACCATCCGCAATCCGTGGACGGTGGCCGAACGCAACGTCATGATCCAGGCCGCGCTCGAGGGCGCCGGCGAGCGCCTGATCCTGCGCCCGCTGCGCGACCACCTGTACAACGAGAGCCAATGGATCGCCTCGGTGCAGTCGGCGGTGGCCCAGGCGGTGCGCGCCGATGGCGGCGGCGCCGAGGCGCGCATCGGCCTGGTCGGCATGGACAAGGACGCCAGCAGCTATTACCTGCGCGAGTTCCCGCAGTGGCCGCTGGTCGATGTGCAGCATACCGAAACCCTGTCGGCCACCGAACTGCGCCGCTACCTGTTCGAGGCCGGCAGTATCGACTTCCACGGCGCGCTGCTGATGCTGCGCGGCAACGTGCCGGCGCCGGTGTTCGACATGCTCGAGGCGTTCCGCAAGAACTCGCCGTCGTATGCGGAACTGCTGTCCGAATACCAGTTCATCGAGCAATACCGCGCGGCCTGGAAGGAGGCACCGTATCCGCCTACCTTCGTCACCGCCGATGCGGTGGTGGTGCATTCGGGCCATGTGCTGCTGGTGCGGCGCCGCGCCGCGCCGGGCAAGGGGCTGTGGGCGCTGCCGGGCGGCTTCGTCGGCCAGCACGAGAGTATCTTCGATGCCTGCCTGCGCGAACTGCGCGAGGAAACCCGGCTGAAGATCCCGGTGCCGGTGCTGAAGGGCTCGCTGAAGAACCGCCACGTGTTCGACCACCCCGAGCGCAGCCTGCGCGGGCGCACCATCACCCACGCGTTCCACTTCGAATTCACCTTCGGCGAACTGCCCGAGGTGCGCGGCGGCGACGATGCCGACAAGGCGCGCTGGATCCCGGTCAGCGAAGTGCTCGGCATGGGGCCGAAACTGTTCGAAGACCACCTGCACCTGCTCGAATTCTTCCTGGGCCGCGGTTGA
- a CDS encoding DUF2242 domain-containing protein gives MSASSNVLAFPALVLVAIGLSGCFARKQDNLVKETFNSDNTYSRSYPVQPGQACESARRALLSQGYVVAKATADAVEGTKNFQPNQDSHEQLELRVSCVAHGQDESWVFVSALQDRYALKKSATSASVGVGVLGSVSLPVGSSDDSLVRVASSTVQDGDFYKRFFELMAQYLPKAKPAAPPQPPPAAAAKPEPAAAVSAPAPAAVPTPVAEVAPVPAAAAAVGDGTTPR, from the coding sequence ATGTCCGCCTCTTCCAATGTCCTCGCCTTTCCCGCGCTCGTGCTGGTCGCGATCGGCCTGAGCGGTTGCTTCGCCCGCAAACAGGACAACCTGGTGAAGGAAACCTTCAATTCAGACAACACCTATTCGCGCAGCTATCCGGTACAGCCGGGCCAGGCCTGCGAATCGGCGCGGCGCGCGCTGCTGAGCCAGGGCTACGTAGTGGCCAAGGCTACCGCCGATGCGGTCGAGGGCACCAAGAACTTCCAGCCCAACCAGGATTCGCACGAGCAGCTGGAACTGCGCGTGTCGTGCGTGGCGCATGGCCAGGACGAATCCTGGGTGTTCGTCAGCGCGCTGCAGGACCGTTATGCGCTGAAGAAGAGCGCGACCTCGGCCAGCGTCGGCGTCGGCGTGCTCGGCTCGGTGTCGCTGCCGGTCGGCAGCAGCGACGACTCGCTGGTGCGCGTGGCCAGCAGTACGGTGCAGGACGGCGATTTCTACAAGCGTTTCTTCGAACTCATGGCGCAGTACCTGCCCAAGGCCAAACCGGCTGCGCCCCCGCAGCCGCCGCCGGCTGCAGCGGCCAAGCCCGAGCCGGCTGCCGCGGTATCGGCGCCGGCACCGGCAGCAGTGCCGACGCCGGTGGCGGAAGTCGCGCCCGTGCCTGCCGCCGCCGCTGCGGTCGGCGACGGCACCACGCCGCGCTGA